A portion of the Adhaeribacter radiodurans genome contains these proteins:
- the proS gene encoding proline--tRNA ligase: MSKSLPKRSEDYSLWYNELVKRAGLAENSPVRGCMVIKPYGYAIWEKMQRILDDMFKKTGHTNAYFPLFIPKSFFSKEASHVEGFAKECAVITHYRLKNAEDGSGVIVDPEAKLEEELIVRPTSETVIWNTYKGWIQSYRDLPLLINQWANVVRWEMRTRLFLRTSEFLWQEGHTAHATAEEAIAETEQMLEVYAEFAEKYMAVPVVRGIKSPNERFAGALETYCIEALMQDGKALQAGTSHFLGQNFAKAFDVKFATKEGGLEYVWGTSWGVSTRLMGALIMAHSDDEGLVLPPLLAPTQVVIVPVFFNETQLSQISEKAKQIKQALEARGISVKFDARDTQKPGWKFAEYELQGVPVRIAIGMRDLENGVAEVARRDTKTKTTLPLDNLDAQVADLLNDIQESIYQKAYQFRAENITKVDTYDEFKKVLDTKGGFVLAHWDGTPETEERIKEETKATIRCIALNAEPEEGTCILTGKPSARRVHFARAY; the protein is encoded by the coding sequence ATGAGCAAAAGCTTACCGAAAAGAAGCGAAGATTATTCCCTGTGGTACAATGAGTTAGTCAAACGTGCTGGCCTGGCTGAGAATTCACCAGTGCGGGGATGCATGGTAATTAAACCTTACGGTTATGCCATTTGGGAAAAGATGCAGCGCATCCTGGATGACATGTTCAAAAAAACGGGACATACTAACGCTTATTTTCCCTTGTTTATTCCTAAATCTTTCTTCAGCAAGGAAGCCAGCCACGTAGAAGGTTTTGCGAAAGAGTGCGCGGTAATTACGCATTACCGCTTAAAAAATGCGGAGGATGGTAGCGGAGTAATTGTTGATCCGGAGGCGAAACTGGAAGAAGAATTGATTGTGCGCCCTACTTCCGAAACGGTTATCTGGAACACGTATAAAGGCTGGATTCAATCTTACCGAGACCTACCATTATTAATAAACCAATGGGCCAACGTAGTTCGCTGGGAAATGCGTACCCGGTTATTTTTACGTACTTCTGAATTCCTGTGGCAGGAAGGTCATACAGCCCATGCCACTGCTGAAGAAGCCATTGCTGAAACCGAACAAATGCTGGAAGTATACGCCGAATTTGCTGAAAAATACATGGCAGTACCGGTAGTAAGAGGTATAAAAAGTCCTAACGAACGTTTTGCTGGTGCTTTGGAAACTTATTGCATCGAAGCCTTAATGCAGGACGGCAAAGCCTTACAGGCCGGAACTTCACACTTCCTGGGACAAAATTTTGCAAAAGCTTTTGATGTAAAATTTGCTACTAAAGAAGGAGGTTTAGAATACGTTTGGGGAACTTCGTGGGGGGTAAGTACCCGTTTGATGGGTGCTTTAATTATGGCGCACTCCGACGATGAGGGCTTGGTATTGCCTCCCTTACTTGCTCCTACGCAAGTAGTAATTGTACCGGTATTTTTCAACGAAACCCAATTATCTCAAATCTCAGAAAAAGCCAAACAAATTAAACAAGCTTTAGAAGCCCGGGGCATATCCGTGAAATTTGATGCCCGCGATACGCAGAAACCCGGATGGAAATTTGCCGAATACGAGTTACAAGGGGTACCCGTTCGGATTGCAATTGGTATGCGCGACTTAGAAAATGGCGTTGCCGAAGTTGCCCGCCGGGATACTAAGACAAAAACTACATTACCGCTCGACAACCTGGATGCACAGGTGGCGGATTTACTAAACGACATTCAGGAAAGTATTTACCAGAAAGCTTATCAGTTTAGGGCCGAGAATATTACTAAAGTAGACACCTACGACGAATTCAAAAAAGTACTCGATACCAAAGGCGGCTTTGTGTTAGCTCATTGGGACGGTACTCCTGAAACCGAAGAGCGCATTAAAGAAGAAACTAAAGCCACCATCCGGTGCATTGCTTTAAATGCTGAACCAGAAGAAGGAACTTGCATTTTAACCGGTAAACCATCTGCCCGACGTGTACATTTTGCCCGGGCGTACTAG
- a CDS encoding OmpP1/FadL family transporter, whose product MKTYKLLVASLVVLSWTGKVSAQNEVDALRYSRQDFGGSARIQGIAGAQTALGADISTLSTNPAGLGLYRRSEFSFTPGISLSGTESSLNGRSSLTDQRNIINIPSLGIVFTKRKSDSEESDWRSGAFGVGLTRLNNFQNRYSYAGPVDQTQSLVQSLGETAIANNRTEANLDQEYDDGIYSLEGLGYATYLIGVNKIPTEPNNPNSPLREEIYVESQGNVTQSETVSSKGAQNQWDFAYGASYRDKLYLGASVGLTTLRYNQKRIYREVDADSQTDFQDLTLTDEFTTTGSGVNLKVGVIVRPIDAVRIGVSVQTPTFYTLRDQYTTSMSSTFGGTTPGNYDLAMTPGDYEYNLITPMRANGGVAYFAGKYGFISADVEYVNYGGARFDSNDGGDSFSDKNDVIKNTYQSTLNFRVGGEYRYNIFRLRAGYALYGDPYKNSDYDRDKRYITAGVGIKQESHFFDLAIVNARYNSVYSPYSLIDNLQPVVSTKNTTNSVLFTVGFNF is encoded by the coding sequence ATGAAAACATATAAATTATTGGTAGCCAGCTTAGTAGTTTTAAGCTGGACAGGGAAGGTATCGGCTCAAAATGAGGTCGATGCCCTCCGATATTCCCGCCAGGATTTTGGCGGTTCTGCCCGAATTCAGGGTATTGCTGGTGCCCAAACGGCTCTGGGCGCCGATATTTCTACCTTATCTACTAACCCGGCAGGTTTAGGATTATATCGCCGTTCTGAATTTTCTTTTACACCCGGCATTAGCTTATCTGGTACCGAAAGCAGCTTAAATGGCCGCAGCAGTTTAACAGACCAGCGTAATATTATTAATATTCCGAGTTTAGGAATAGTATTTACTAAACGCAAATCAGATTCGGAGGAGAGTGATTGGCGCTCGGGTGCTTTTGGAGTTGGCTTAACCCGCCTGAACAATTTTCAAAATCGATACAGTTACGCCGGGCCAGTTGACCAAACTCAATCTTTGGTGCAATCGTTAGGTGAAACGGCTATTGCCAATAATCGCACTGAAGCAAATTTAGACCAGGAGTACGATGACGGTATTTATTCTTTAGAAGGTTTAGGTTATGCAACGTATCTGATTGGCGTGAATAAAATCCCTACTGAACCCAATAATCCAAATTCGCCTTTACGGGAAGAAATATACGTTGAATCACAGGGGAATGTAACTCAAAGCGAAACGGTGAGCAGCAAAGGAGCTCAAAACCAATGGGATTTTGCCTATGGTGCCAGCTACCGCGATAAACTTTACTTAGGGGCTTCAGTAGGTCTTACTACCCTGCGCTATAATCAGAAGCGGATTTACCGCGAAGTGGATGCCGATTCGCAAACCGATTTTCAGGATTTAACCTTAACCGACGAATTTACTACTACTGGTTCAGGCGTTAACTTAAAGGTTGGAGTTATTGTGCGACCAATTGATGCTGTTCGCATTGGGGTATCTGTACAGACACCCACATTTTATACTCTGCGCGACCAGTATACTACTTCTATGTCATCAACTTTTGGTGGTACTACTCCGGGTAACTATGATTTGGCAATGACACCCGGCGATTATGAATATAATTTAATTACTCCCATGCGGGCGAATGGAGGCGTTGCCTATTTTGCGGGTAAGTATGGCTTTATATCGGCTGATGTAGAATACGTAAACTACGGAGGCGCTCGCTTTGACAGCAATGATGGCGGTGATTCGTTTTCGGATAAGAATGATGTAATTAAAAATACGTATCAGTCTACGCTTAATTTCCGGGTAGGAGGGGAGTATCGCTACAACATTTTCCGGTTACGGGCTGGTTATGCCTTATACGGCGACCCTTATAAAAACAGCGATTACGACCGTGATAAAAGATACATCACTGCCGGCGTAGGTATTAAACAAGAAAGCCATTTTTTTGATTTAGCAATAGTAAACGCAAGGTATAATAGTGTGTATTCACCTTATTCTTTAATAGATAATTTGCAACCTGTAGTTAGTACTAAAAACACAACTAACAGTGTATTATTTACAGTTGGCTTTAATTTCTAA
- a CDS encoding S9 family peptidase, translating to MRILFFKKSLFLLLICLFSGAVHAQQRQKITLEDIWQKNTFAANTVSGVDWAKDGRYYTSMGANNQSNATDLIRYNVTTGQPVATVVAGKDLKVANSAKPIDFEEYTFSADEQKILFATETEPIYRHSSRSEYYVYDVKTKTLRPLSTKGKQMFATFSPDGSRVAFVRDNNLFYVDLASNQEKQITTDGERNKIINGGTDWVYEEEFSFAKAFFWSPDGAKIAFYTFDESQVKQYTLQMWGPLYPQDYTFKYPKAGEANSIVTISVVDLSTNKTTRQDIGTETDIYIPRIGWTETKDLLWIQRMNRLQNTLEILHSNVNTGITTVALRLTDKAYIEITDDLKYLKNGKQFIISSDKDGYNHLYLYDMQGKQQQQLTKGNWDITDVVGIDEKQGLVYYIAAEVSPMEKQLYSVNLKGGNKKRLTEAKGTHRISMSPDFTYYLDYQSTANTPPLVSLHAAPSGKLVKNLEENTQLNATLKQFDLSPLQFISFNTSENVKLNAYVIKPSNFDQSKKYPVLMFVYGGPGSQQVLDAWNSGNYFWFQMLAQQGYIVACVDNRGTGGRGAAFRKITYANLGHYETIDQIEGAKYFGSLPYVDKSRIGIWGWSFGGYMSSLALTKGADYFKTAIAVAPVTNWRYYDNIYTERYLKRPQENAAGYDENSPVTYADKLKGKYLLVHGTGDDNVHFQNAIAMEDALIKANKQFDSFYYPNRNHGISGGNTRLHLYTMMTDFLLKYL from the coding sequence ATGCGTATACTTTTTTTTAAAAAATCTCTCTTTTTACTTCTTATTTGTCTATTCTCGGGGGCTGTTCATGCTCAGCAAAGACAAAAAATTACTTTAGAAGATATCTGGCAAAAAAATACGTTTGCGGCTAATACGGTGAGTGGCGTAGATTGGGCGAAAGATGGGCGTTACTATACCTCTATGGGGGCTAACAATCAAAGCAATGCTACCGATCTTATTCGTTATAATGTTACTACGGGCCAACCGGTAGCTACGGTAGTAGCTGGGAAGGATTTAAAAGTGGCAAATAGCGCAAAACCCATCGACTTTGAAGAATATACTTTTAGCGCCGACGAGCAGAAGATACTTTTCGCCACCGAAACCGAACCTATCTACCGGCATTCTTCGCGCTCCGAGTATTATGTGTACGACGTAAAAACCAAAACCCTCCGGCCTTTAAGCACTAAAGGAAAACAAATGTTCGCTACCTTTTCGCCGGATGGTAGCCGTGTAGCGTTTGTGCGCGATAATAACTTGTTTTATGTGGATTTAGCCAGCAATCAGGAAAAGCAAATTACTACTGACGGCGAGCGCAATAAAATTATAAACGGCGGCACCGATTGGGTATACGAAGAAGAATTTAGTTTTGCCAAAGCCTTTTTCTGGTCGCCAGATGGGGCTAAAATTGCTTTTTACACCTTCGACGAAAGCCAGGTAAAACAATATACTTTGCAGATGTGGGGACCTTTGTACCCGCAGGATTATACTTTTAAATACCCGAAAGCCGGCGAAGCTAATTCAATAGTAACTATCTCGGTAGTGGATTTAAGTACAAATAAAACCACCCGCCAGGATATTGGTACCGAAACCGATATTTACATTCCGCGTATCGGCTGGACCGAAACCAAAGATTTGCTTTGGATTCAGCGCATGAACCGCCTGCAAAACACTTTGGAAATACTGCATTCCAACGTAAATACCGGTATAACTACCGTAGCATTACGCCTCACCGACAAAGCCTACATCGAAATTACCGACGATTTAAAATATTTAAAAAACGGGAAGCAGTTTATTATTTCCAGTGACAAAGATGGCTACAATCATTTGTATTTGTATGATATGCAAGGCAAACAACAGCAGCAACTTACCAAAGGAAACTGGGATATAACCGATGTAGTAGGTATCGACGAAAAACAAGGTTTGGTGTATTATATAGCTGCCGAAGTATCGCCGATGGAAAAGCAACTGTACAGCGTAAACCTGAAGGGCGGCAACAAAAAACGCTTAACTGAAGCCAAAGGCACGCACCGGATCAGCATGAGTCCGGATTTTACGTATTACCTCGATTATCAAAGCACTGCCAATACGCCACCATTAGTAAGTTTGCACGCTGCTCCGAGCGGGAAACTGGTGAAAAACCTGGAAGAAAATACCCAACTGAATGCCACTTTAAAACAGTTTGATCTGTCGCCGTTGCAATTTATCTCGTTTAACACCAGCGAAAACGTGAAACTGAATGCGTATGTAATTAAGCCCAGCAATTTTGATCAATCTAAAAAATATCCGGTATTGATGTTTGTGTACGGTGGTCCGGGTAGTCAGCAGGTGCTCGATGCGTGGAACAGCGGCAATTATTTCTGGTTTCAGATGCTGGCGCAGCAAGGCTACATTGTGGCCTGTGTAGATAACCGGGGAACCGGCGGACGTGGAGCGGCTTTCCGGAAAATTACTTATGCCAACCTAGGCCACTACGAAACCATTGACCAGATAGAAGGCGCCAAATATTTTGGGAGTCTGCCTTACGTAGATAAAAGCCGGATTGGCATCTGGGGCTGGAGCTTCGGGGGTTACATGTCGTCGCTGGCCTTAACCAAAGGAGCCGATTACTTTAAAACCGCTATTGCCGTAGCTCCCGTTACTAACTGGCGTTACTACGATAATATTTACACCGAGCGTTATTTAAAACGGCCACAGGAAAATGCCGCTGGTTACGACGAAAATTCACCGGTTACGTACGCAGATAAGTTAAAAGGCAAGTACTTACTTGTTCACGGTACCGGCGACGATAACGTGCACTTTCAAAATGCTATTGCCATGGAGGATGCTTTAATTAAAGCCAACAAGCAGTTCGATTCGTTCTATTACCCTAACCGCAACCATGGCATTTCTGGCGGCAATACCCGCCTGCATTTATATACCATGATGACCGATTTTTTGCTGAAGTACTTGTAA
- a CDS encoding DUF2079 domain-containing protein — translation MIAPALKSYKNLVILLIVFGIIYGLISLVNHYNFRTYALDLGLVNHAIYDYAHFRVNYSTLLVDAAPMNFLGSHFTLLPVLFSPLYWLLGSYTLLVVQIAAVLFGGVGIYAYCRHRSTGLTIPLLITAQFFFMWGIYSALAFDYHDNMVGAMFLPWFFHYFDQKKYWLATVFFGLLVISKENMALWGVFIAVACLGKYFSDKSARKVALSLAIFTLFYFMMVTSVIMPQLNTTHHQFAQLIRYQHLGNSFGSIIQYLWEHPGVIFSHLFLNTTGNPKFNYIKAELYGMILLSGGISFFFRPWYLFLLLPIFAQKLLTHDFTLWGINYQYSIEFAPVLALATFEASTKFTSVFQKRYLVAFLVLTLAATSVTLVKRKSKWFIKPMVQFQRRMHYRSLFDREKLHAMLQLIPGQVPVSASSCLTPRLVEREKLYHFPVIRDAAYIALVKTTEEGTYPLSPVAYNQKIIQLRQNLNFKIIYEDEQAILFQKRKM, via the coding sequence ATGATTGCTCCGGCATTGAAAAGCTACAAAAATTTAGTAATTCTCCTGATAGTATTCGGGATTATTTACGGGCTTATTTCGCTGGTAAATCATTATAACTTCCGCACATATGCGTTAGATTTGGGTTTAGTAAACCATGCGATTTACGATTACGCGCACTTCCGGGTAAATTACTCCACATTGTTAGTGGATGCCGCTCCTATGAATTTTCTGGGATCGCATTTTACCTTATTACCCGTGCTGTTTTCGCCTTTGTACTGGCTGCTGGGTTCCTACACTTTATTAGTCGTGCAAATTGCGGCCGTTTTGTTTGGGGGAGTGGGTATTTACGCTTATTGCCGGCATCGTTCTACAGGCCTGACTATTCCGTTGTTAATTACGGCTCAGTTTTTTTTCATGTGGGGAATTTACTCGGCGCTAGCTTTTGATTATCACGATAATATGGTAGGCGCCATGTTTCTGCCCTGGTTCTTCCATTACTTTGATCAGAAAAAGTATTGGTTGGCGACAGTGTTTTTCGGATTACTGGTTATCAGTAAAGAAAACATGGCTTTGTGGGGTGTTTTTATTGCGGTGGCTTGCCTGGGTAAATATTTCTCTGATAAATCTGCCCGAAAGGTGGCGTTAAGTTTAGCCATTTTTACTCTCTTTTATTTTATGATGGTCACTTCGGTAATTATGCCGCAGTTAAACACTACCCACCACCAGTTTGCGCAGTTAATCCGGTACCAGCATTTAGGGAATTCGTTTGGCTCTATTATCCAGTATTTATGGGAGCACCCGGGAGTCATATTTTCGCACTTATTTTTAAATACTACCGGTAATCCTAAGTTCAATTATATTAAAGCCGAGTTATATGGCATGATTTTACTTTCCGGTGGCATCTCTTTCTTTTTTCGGCCCTGGTATTTGTTTTTATTACTGCCGATTTTCGCCCAGAAACTGTTAACCCACGATTTTACTTTGTGGGGCATTAACTACCAGTATTCGATTGAGTTTGCCCCGGTATTGGCCTTGGCTACTTTCGAAGCTTCTACTAAGTTTACGTCAGTTTTTCAAAAGAGATACTTAGTTGCCTTTCTAGTACTTACGTTAGCAGCTACTAGCGTTACTTTAGTAAAACGAAAATCGAAATGGTTTATAAAACCGATGGTGCAATTCCAGCGGCGCATGCATTACCGTTCACTTTTCGACCGGGAGAAACTCCATGCGATGTTGCAACTAATTCCCGGTCAGGTTCCCGTAAGTGCTTCCTCTTGTTTAACTCCCCGCTTAGTAGAACGAGAAAAATTGTATCATTTCCCGGTAATCCGCGATGCCGCGTATATTGCCCTGGTTAAAACAACCGAAGAAGGAACCTACCCGCTTTCTCCCGTAGCTTACAACCAGAAGATAATCCAACTCCGGCAAAACTTAAATTTTAAAATAATCTACGAAGACGAGCAAGCAATTTTGTTTCAGAAAAGAAAGATGTAG
- a CDS encoding SDR family oxidoreductase: MDLNLSQKQAIVCGSTQGIGKAIAVELAQMGASVTLIARNEEKLQETLQELDQTAGQQHYYICADFSNPDDLTTKIKAYVVTKLAVHILVNNTGGPSGGPIIDAGLEEFKKAFSNHLICNHILVQAVVPLMKQAQYGRIINIISTSVKQPLPGLGVSNTIRGAVANWAKTLSLELAQFGITVNNVLPGATVTGRHTSLIQAKAAKTGQTIEQIENEMLASIPAKRFGSSAEVAAAAAFLASPAAGYINGINIPVDGGRTGNL; this comes from the coding sequence ATGGATTTAAACTTAAGTCAAAAACAAGCGATTGTGTGCGGCAGCACGCAAGGCATTGGCAAAGCCATTGCGGTAGAACTGGCCCAAATGGGCGCTTCGGTAACTCTGATAGCCCGCAATGAAGAAAAATTACAAGAAACTTTGCAGGAACTAGACCAAACTGCTGGTCAGCAACACTATTATATTTGCGCTGATTTTTCGAATCCGGATGATTTGACTACCAAAATTAAAGCCTATGTGGTCACCAAACTGGCGGTGCATATTTTAGTAAATAATACCGGTGGCCCTAGTGGTGGACCGATTATAGATGCCGGTCTAGAGGAGTTTAAAAAAGCATTTAGCAATCATTTAATCTGCAACCATATTCTGGTGCAAGCCGTGGTACCGCTCATGAAACAAGCCCAGTATGGCCGCATTATCAATATTATTTCTACCTCGGTAAAACAGCCCTTACCAGGCTTAGGAGTTTCTAATACCATTCGGGGTGCCGTGGCTAACTGGGCAAAAACCCTTTCGTTGGAGTTAGCCCAATTTGGGATTACCGTAAATAATGTGTTACCTGGTGCTACCGTTACGGGCCGGCACACGTCGCTTATCCAAGCCAAAGCGGCGAAAACTGGACAAACCATCGAGCAAATAGAAAATGAAATGCTGGCTAGTATTCCGGCCAAACGTTTCGGCAGTTCCGCAGAAGTGGCGGCGGCAGCGGCTTTTTTGGCTAGTCCGGCAGCGGGTTATATTAACGGCATTAATATTCCGGTTGATGGGGGTAGAACGGGGAATTTGTAG
- a CDS encoding GyrI-like domain-containing protein, with translation MQFETSAQDEFYIVGISVRTTNANGQAQVDIGALWSRFFSQNVISQIPDKVNNDLYCVYTEYESDYTGPYTTVLGCKVPSLTNIPDGLTGITIPAANYQIYTSQGKLPDCVGQTWHYIWQNAQTRKYTADFDVYGPDAQNPEAATVKTYLSVTA, from the coding sequence ATGCAATTTGAAACTTCGGCTCAAGATGAATTTTATATAGTGGGTATTTCGGTTAGAACAACTAACGCAAACGGTCAGGCCCAGGTAGATATTGGTGCGCTCTGGAGCCGTTTTTTCAGCCAAAACGTAATAAGCCAAATCCCAGATAAAGTAAATAATGATCTTTATTGCGTCTACACCGAATACGAGAGTGACTATACAGGTCCTTACACTACGGTTTTAGGCTGTAAAGTGCCTTCACTTACTAATATTCCGGACGGGTTGACCGGTATAACTATTCCGGCGGCTAATTACCAGATATATACCTCGCAAGGGAAATTACCTGATTGTGTGGGGCAAACCTGGCATTATATCTGGCAAAACGCCCAAACCCGAAAATACACCGCTGATTTTGATGTGTACGGCCCGGACGCGCAAAACCCAGAAGCAGCTACCGTAAAAACCTACCTTTCCGTTACGGCATAA